Proteins from a single region of Paraflavitalea devenefica:
- a CDS encoding fumarate reductase/succinate dehydrogenase flavoprotein subunit, which produces MLNSKIPAGPLELKWTDYKGHCKLVNPANKRSLEIIIIGTGLAGASAAAALGELGYKVKTFCFQDSPRRAHSIAAQGGINAAKNYQNDGDSVFRLFYDTIKGGDYRAREGNVHRLAEVSANIIDQCVAQGVPFAREYGGLLSNRSFGGTQVQRTFYAAGQTGQQLLIGAYQALERQVALGNVIQYSRHEMLEVVTIDGKARGIIARNLVTGELERHFGHAVLLCSGGYGNVFYLSTNAMGSNVTAAWKAHRKGAFFGNPCYTQIHPTCIPVSGDHQSKLTLMSESLRNDGRIWVPKKQGDNRKPSEIPEEERDYYLERRYPAFGNLVPRDVASRAAKERCDAGYGVGTSKQAVYLDYAAAIERYGKIECRKLGIENPSAEVVRKQGVAVVKEKYGNLFDMYEKITGENPYEVPMRIYPAVHYTMGGLWVDYELMTTVPGLYALGEANFSDHGANRLGASALMQGLADGYFVIPYTIGNYLADEIRTKAIPTTHAGFEEAEKEVRTRIEKLMSIKGKQTVESFHKRLGKIMWDKCGMARNEKGLQEAIVEIQQLKKEFWSDVRIPGNVNEMNPELDKANRVADFIELGELMCKDALNRRESCGGHFREESQTEEGEAKRDDNNFQYAAAWEFKGESDWQLHKESLEFEVAKPSQRSYK; this is translated from the coding sequence ATGTTGAATTCAAAAATCCCAGCCGGTCCTTTAGAGCTCAAGTGGACAGATTATAAAGGCCATTGTAAGCTGGTAAACCCGGCCAATAAGCGCAGCCTTGAGATCATTATCATTGGTACCGGATTGGCGGGCGCTTCAGCAGCAGCAGCTCTCGGAGAGCTGGGTTATAAGGTGAAAACATTCTGTTTCCAGGATTCCCCCCGCCGGGCGCACTCCATTGCCGCGCAGGGTGGTATCAATGCTGCCAAGAACTATCAGAATGATGGTGACTCTGTATTCCGTTTATTTTATGATACCATTAAAGGTGGCGACTACCGCGCCCGTGAAGGGAATGTGCATCGCCTGGCAGAGGTGAGCGCTAATATTATTGACCAGTGCGTGGCACAAGGTGTTCCTTTTGCCCGTGAATATGGTGGTTTGCTGAGCAACCGTTCCTTCGGTGGAACACAGGTACAAAGAACTTTTTATGCTGCCGGGCAAACCGGTCAGCAATTATTGATAGGCGCCTACCAGGCACTGGAGCGCCAGGTGGCATTGGGTAATGTGATACAATACTCCCGCCATGAAATGCTGGAAGTGGTAACCATTGACGGCAAGGCCAGGGGTATTATTGCCAGGAACCTGGTAACAGGTGAGCTGGAACGCCACTTTGGTCATGCTGTATTGCTGTGCAGCGGTGGCTATGGCAACGTTTTCTATCTCTCTACCAATGCCATGGGCAGTAATGTAACGGCTGCCTGGAAAGCACACCGGAAGGGCGCTTTCTTCGGTAATCCCTGCTATACACAAATTCACCCCACCTGTATACCGGTGAGCGGCGATCACCAGTCCAAGCTCACGCTCATGTCGGAGAGCTTGCGTAATGATGGCCGTATCTGGGTGCCCAAGAAACAGGGGGACAACCGCAAACCCAGTGAGATACCGGAAGAGGAAAGGGATTACTACCTCGAAAGAAGGTATCCCGCCTTTGGTAACCTGGTTCCGCGTGACGTAGCCTCCAGGGCTGCCAAAGAACGTTGCGATGCCGGTTATGGTGTAGGTACTTCCAAACAGGCTGTATACCTTGACTATGCAGCGGCCATTGAGCGTTATGGAAAGATCGAGTGCCGTAAGCTGGGCATTGAGAACCCATCCGCAGAGGTAGTGCGTAAACAGGGCGTAGCAGTAGTAAAAGAAAAATATGGTAACCTCTTCGATATGTACGAAAAGATTACCGGTGAAAACCCGTATGAAGTACCGATGCGTATCTATCCCGCCGTTCACTATACCATGGGTGGCCTGTGGGTGGATTATGAGCTGATGACTACTGTACCGGGGCTGTATGCTTTGGGCGAAGCCAATTTCAGTGATCACGGCGCCAACCGCCTGGGCGCTTCTGCCCTGATGCAGGGACTGGCCGATGGTTATTTTGTTATTCCTTATACCATTGGTAATTACCTGGCCGATGAGATCCGTACCAAAGCGATCCCTACCACCCACGCAGGTTTTGAAGAAGCAGAGAAAGAGGTAAGAACACGTATTGAAAAGCTGATGAGTATTAAAGGAAAGCAAACGGTAGAGAGCTTCCATAAGCGCCTCGGAAAGATCATGTGGGACAAATGTGGCATGGCCCGTAATGAAAAAGGATTGCAGGAAGCCATTGTAGAAATACAACAACTGAAAAAAGAATTCTGGAGTGACGTACGCATACCTGGTAATGTCAATGAAATGAATCCTGAACTGGATAAGGCCAACCGTGTGGCTGATTTTATTGAACTGGGCGAGCTCATGTGTAAAGATGCACTGAATCGCCGGGAAAGCTGTGGCGGTCACTTCCGGGAAGAGTCACAAACCGAAGAAGGCGAAGCTAAGCGGGATGACAATAACTTCCAGTATGCTGCTGCCTGGGAATTCAAAGGGGAGAGTGACTGGCAATTGCATAAAGAGTCGCTGGAGTTTGAAGTAGCTAAACCAAGTCAGCGTTCCTACAAATAA
- a CDS encoding succinate dehydrogenase cytochrome b subunit produces MKWSALFTSSIGKKLVMSLTGIFLILFLVVHAGINACIFADLFDPTDDGEMFNRAAHFMGSSWVIRAAEIGLFAFIILHIVQGYLVEVQNRSRRGVGYQKTMGNKGSKWYSRSMALLGTLLLLFLIMHISQFWVPSRITGLPEASYNPEHHDMFGRMMLTFENPLYVILYVLGCISLAYHLAHGFQSAFRTLGVYNKRYLALLHGVGLGFSILIPLVFALMPISMHFQWIGLQN; encoded by the coding sequence ATGAAATGGTCTGCCCTCTTTACGTCCTCCATTGGTAAGAAACTGGTAATGAGCTTAACGGGTATTTTTCTGATCCTATTCCTGGTTGTGCATGCGGGGATCAATGCCTGCATATTTGCCGACCTGTTCGACCCTACAGATGATGGAGAAATGTTTAACCGGGCAGCTCACTTTATGGGCTCAAGCTGGGTGATCCGTGCTGCGGAAATTGGTCTGTTTGCGTTTATCATCCTACATATAGTACAGGGATATTTAGTAGAGGTACAAAATCGCAGTCGCCGTGGGGTAGGGTATCAAAAGACGATGGGCAACAAAGGCAGCAAATGGTATAGCCGTTCCATGGCTTTGCTCGGCACCTTGTTATTGCTGTTCCTCATTATGCACATCTCTCAATTCTGGGTGCCTTCCCGTATTACGGGTTTGCCCGAAGCTTCTTATAATCCTGAGCACCATGATATGTTTGGCAGAATGATGCTGACATTTGAGAACCCTTTGTATGTTATTTTGTATGTATTGGGATGTATTTCCCTGGCCTATCACCTGGCACATGGCTTCCAGAGTGCTTTCAGGACACTGGGTGTATACAACAAGCGTTACCTGGCCCTGCTTCATGGTGTTGGCCTTGGATTTTCCATCCTGATACCATTGGTATTTGCCCTCATGCCCATCAGCATGCATTTTCAGTGGATAGGTTTACAGAACTAA
- the accD gene encoding acetyl-CoA carboxylase, carboxyltransferase subunit beta, whose amino-acid sequence MKQEEDFEANLAGEEGQSEETKSSWFKRIKKGILTSTAEKKETPEGLWSKCPECGYICTVTELRENIFVCPKCSYHHRIGSSEYFDVIFDEDQYEILFENIRSKDFLHFTDLKSYDKRLQETWAKTDITDSIRVGKGKVKSLDLVIGCMDFEFIGGSLGSVMGERISQAADLCLKHHIPLMIICKSGGARMMESAFSLMQLAKVSGKLSQLTDAGIPYISLLTDPSFGGISASFGMLGDLNIAEPGALIGFAGPRVIKETIKKDLPEGFQRSEFLLEHGFLDFIVHRKELRDKLATVLSLFKN is encoded by the coding sequence ATGAAGCAAGAAGAGGATTTTGAGGCCAATCTGGCAGGAGAAGAAGGGCAAAGTGAAGAGACAAAGAGCAGTTGGTTCAAAAGGATCAAGAAGGGAATTCTGACCAGTACCGCCGAAAAAAAAGAAACACCTGAAGGGCTCTGGAGTAAATGCCCGGAATGCGGGTATATATGTACCGTCACCGAGCTCCGGGAAAATATATTCGTTTGTCCCAAATGCAGTTACCACCACCGTATTGGCAGCTCCGAATACTTCGATGTCATTTTCGATGAAGACCAGTATGAGATCCTGTTTGAAAATATCCGCTCCAAAGACTTCCTGCACTTTACCGATCTGAAGTCATACGATAAACGCCTGCAGGAAACCTGGGCCAAGACCGATATTACCGATTCTATCCGCGTGGGCAAAGGCAAAGTGAAGTCGCTGGACCTGGTGATAGGCTGTATGGATTTTGAATTCATTGGCGGTTCGCTGGGCAGTGTAATGGGAGAACGGATCTCCCAGGCGGCAGACCTGTGCCTGAAACATCATATTCCACTAATGATTATCTGTAAATCGGGTGGCGCCCGTATGATGGAGAGTGCTTTCTCCCTGATGCAACTGGCCAAGGTATCGGGCAAGCTGTCGCAACTTACCGATGCCGGTATTCCTTATATCTCTTTACTGACCGATCCCTCTTTCGGAGGTATTTCGGCATCCTTTGGTATGCTGGGCGACCTGAATATTGCGGAGCCTGGTGCCCTCATCGGCTTTGCCGGCCCCCGTGTAATCAAGGAAACGATCAAGAAAGACCTGCCCGAAGGCTTCCAGCGCAGTGAATTCCTGCTGGAACATGGCTTCCTCGATTTCATCGTACATCGTAAGGAGCTAAGGGATAAACTGGCTACTGTACTTTCATTGTTTAAAAATTAG
- the smpB gene encoding SsrA-binding protein SmpB, with product MSEIRNKSAYHEYFIEDKYDAGLVLMGTEVKSLREGRASFNDSYCYFQKGEMWIKSLHIAEYSHGIGNNHNPVRERKLLLQKKELRKIEAKVKEKGYTIVPLRIFFNEGGLAKMEIGLGKGKKLYDKRETIKQRDTDREMKRHLK from the coding sequence ATGTCAGAAATTCGCAATAAATCGGCCTATCATGAGTATTTCATCGAAGACAAGTACGATGCAGGACTTGTATTGATGGGTACAGAGGTGAAGTCATTACGGGAAGGCCGGGCCAGCTTCAACGACAGCTACTGTTATTTTCAGAAAGGTGAAATGTGGATCAAAAGTCTGCATATAGCCGAATATTCCCATGGAATAGGCAACAACCACAACCCCGTACGGGAAAGGAAATTATTATTACAGAAGAAGGAATTACGCAAGATCGAGGCAAAAGTAAAAGAGAAAGGATATACCATTGTTCCCCTTCGCATCTTCTTTAATGAGGGAGGATTGGCCAAGATGGAAATAGGCCTGGGCAAGGGTAAAAAACTGTATGATAAGCGGGAAACCATTAAACAGCGGGATACCGACCGTGAAATGAAACGGCACCTGAAGTAG
- a CDS encoding DNA gyrase/topoisomerase IV subunit A, translated as MAKSKINEQAFNLDSGLTGQYKTWFLDYASYVILERAVPAVEDGLKPVQRRILHAMKEMDDGRYNKVANIIGQAMQYHPHGDASIGDALVNMGQKDLLIDTQGNWGDVRTGDDAAAARYIEARLSKFALDVAFNAKTTDWALSYDGRKNEPVTLPMKFPLLLAQGAEGIAVGLATKILPHNFNELIDAAIKYLRGKKFELLPDFQTGGMIDASNYNEGKRGGKVRVRAHIEELDKKTLAIRDVPYGVTTAQLMDSIVKANDQGKIKIKKVTDNTAAEVEIQVDLAPGISPDITIDALYAFTDCEVSISPNACVIVDHKPQFLGIYELLRLSVDKTKDLLKRELEIKLGELQEKWHYTSLEKIFFEEKIYKELEKKHETWDKVLLAIDKAFVPFKKQLRREITREDIVKLTEKPVRRIYKLDIDELNEQIKGLEKEIKQVKHDLNNLVDFTVAYYENLQKKYGKGRERKTEIKLFEAIQAKQVAIANIKLYVNRSDGFVGSGLKKDEFVADCSALDDIIVFTKSGKMKIVKVADKAFIGKDIIHVALFQKNDERTTYNMIYVDSKSGVSYAKRFNVTGITRDKEYDLTKGDEKSKVHYFTANPNGEAEIVKITLNPNSSARHKEIEFAFEELEIKNRSSMGNQVTKYPIKSVKFKEAGRSTLGGKKLWFDDQFGRLSTENKGEYLGSFQPDDRLLVMYHDGTYEITDQELTKKFDVEQVVEIEKFDPEKIVTAIYLDNDKQQFNIKRFKIETTTLNNRFMFIKEGEGNYLEAVTTHPEPIVTIKSGRGAQARTQKIKIHGFVEVMGWKAVGNKLADFTKSTEFEWAMKEIKEKDTDQPELF; from the coding sequence ATGGCAAAATCAAAAATAAACGAACAGGCATTTAATCTTGACAGTGGGTTAACCGGTCAGTACAAGACCTGGTTCCTGGATTATGCATCTTATGTGATCCTTGAAAGAGCGGTACCTGCGGTAGAAGATGGGTTGAAACCCGTACAACGGCGTATCCTGCACGCCATGAAAGAAATGGATGATGGCCGTTACAATAAAGTGGCCAATATCATCGGGCAGGCCATGCAATACCATCCGCATGGCGATGCCAGTATTGGTGATGCCCTGGTTAATATGGGACAAAAAGACCTGTTGATCGATACCCAGGGTAACTGGGGTGATGTACGTACCGGTGATGATGCAGCGGCTGCCAGGTATATTGAAGCGCGCCTCAGCAAATTTGCATTGGATGTAGCTTTCAATGCCAAAACTACTGATTGGGCATTAAGCTATGATGGCCGTAAGAATGAGCCGGTAACGCTGCCTATGAAGTTTCCCCTGCTGCTGGCACAAGGTGCTGAAGGTATCGCTGTGGGACTGGCTACTAAAATATTGCCGCATAATTTCAATGAACTGATAGATGCTGCCATTAAGTACCTGCGGGGAAAGAAGTTTGAGCTGTTGCCCGACTTCCAGACCGGTGGTATGATTGATGCCTCCAATTACAATGAAGGCAAACGTGGCGGAAAAGTAAGGGTGCGTGCGCATATTGAAGAGCTGGATAAAAAGACCCTGGCTATCAGAGATGTACCTTATGGCGTTACCACTGCCCAGTTGATGGACTCCATTGTAAAGGCCAACGACCAGGGAAAGATCAAGATTAAAAAAGTAACAGACAATACAGCCGCTGAAGTAGAGATACAGGTAGACCTGGCGCCTGGCATTTCGCCCGATATTACCATTGATGCCTTGTATGCCTTCACCGACTGTGAAGTGAGTATTTCACCCAATGCCTGTGTGATTGTGGATCACAAACCGCAGTTTCTGGGTATATATGAACTCCTCCGCCTGTCGGTAGACAAAACCAAGGACCTGCTGAAGCGGGAACTGGAAATCAAGCTGGGTGAACTGCAGGAGAAATGGCATTACACGTCGCTGGAAAAGATCTTCTTTGAAGAAAAGATCTATAAAGAGCTGGAGAAGAAACATGAAACCTGGGATAAAGTACTGCTGGCTATTGATAAAGCCTTTGTGCCTTTCAAAAAGCAATTGCGGCGTGAGATTACCCGGGAAGATATTGTGAAGCTCACGGAGAAACCGGTACGCCGTATCTATAAATTGGATATTGATGAACTGAATGAGCAGATCAAAGGATTGGAAAAAGAGATCAAACAGGTGAAACATGACCTGAATAACCTGGTTGATTTTACGGTGGCCTATTATGAAAACCTGCAGAAGAAATATGGTAAAGGCAGGGAGCGTAAAACAGAGATCAAGCTGTTTGAAGCCATCCAGGCCAAACAGGTGGCCATTGCCAATATCAAGCTCTATGTGAACCGTTCCGATGGATTTGTGGGTTCGGGTTTGAAGAAAGATGAATTTGTAGCTGACTGTTCGGCGCTGGACGATATCATCGTGTTTACCAAAAGCGGTAAGATGAAGATCGTGAAGGTGGCGGATAAAGCCTTTATTGGTAAAGATATTATCCATGTGGCGCTCTTCCAGAAGAACGATGAGCGCACTACCTACAACATGATCTATGTAGATAGTAAATCGGGTGTCAGCTATGCCAAGCGCTTTAATGTAACCGGTATCACCAGGGATAAAGAATACGATCTTACCAAAGGCGATGAAAAGAGCAAAGTGCATTATTTCACAGCCAACCCCAACGGAGAGGCAGAGATCGTAAAAATTACATTGAATCCCAACAGTTCTGCCCGCCATAAAGAGATTGAATTTGCCTTTGAAGAGCTGGAGATCAAGAACCGTAGCAGCATGGGCAACCAGGTGACGAAGTATCCTATCAAGAGCGTTAAGTTTAAAGAGGCCGGACGTTCTACCCTGGGTGGTAAGAAGCTCTGGTTCGATGATCAGTTTGGCCGCTTAAGCACAGAGAACAAAGGGGAGTACCTCGGCAGCTTCCAGCCCGACGACAGGTTGCTGGTAATGTACCACGACGGTACTTATGAAATTACCGACCAGGAGCTTACCAAGAAGTTTGATGTGGAGCAGGTAGTGGAAATTGAAAAATTTGATCCGGAGAAGATCGTTACGGCCATTTACCTGGATAATGATAAGCAGCAGTTCAATATAAAACGTTTCAAGATTGAAACGACCACGCTGAACAACCGGTTTATGTTTATCAAGGAAGGAGAGGGGAACTACCTGGAAGCCGTAACCACTCACCCTGAACCCATCGTGACCATTAAATCGGGCCGTGGCGCACAGGCACGTACCCAGAAGATCAAGATCCATGGTTTTGTGGAAGTGATGGGCTGGAAAGCTGTGGGTAATAAGCTGGCGGATTTCACCAAGAGCACCGAGTTTGAATGGGCGATGAAGGAGATCAAAGAAAAAGATACTGATCAGCCAGAGCTGTTTTAA
- a CDS encoding serine hydrolase, producing MKQKVWLVIVVILQFACSSHTASAQTDADKINELLTTYVRLYKFNGTVLVVNKGQVVFSKGYGFKSVKDSTYNDVNTIYQLGSVTKQFTATIILQLQEQKKLSVQDKLSKYFPGLPGADTITIEHLLTHTSGIFNYTNDGKFMSSEAVKPATSEKIIALFKDKPLDFEPGTKWNYSNSGYMLLGYIIEKVAGKPYEQVVRERIFNPLGMTHSGFDFAHLADLNKATGYTMYTEKAKITAGIVDSSVSYAAGAIYSTVNDLWQWHKGLMKNTVLKPASLEKAYTPFKNNYGYGWFIDTVSGKRVVQHGGGIFGFNTNLARIPSDDACVVLLCNMNTSTLDNINKAILSILNNRPYELPKERKVITVDTAVLQQYVGEYELAPTFKLVVWLKNGNLVAQATGQQEVELFAESPAKFFLKVVDAQLEFVKGAEGKVEKVILYQNGRETAGKKIK from the coding sequence ATGAAACAGAAAGTATGGCTGGTCATCGTGGTGATACTGCAGTTTGCCTGCAGTAGCCATACAGCCTCCGCCCAAACCGATGCCGATAAGATCAATGAGCTGCTAACGACCTATGTACGCCTGTACAAGTTCAATGGAACGGTGCTGGTGGTTAACAAAGGGCAGGTAGTGTTCAGTAAAGGATACGGTTTTAAAAGCGTTAAGGATAGTACCTACAACGATGTGAACACCATTTACCAGTTGGGCTCTGTTACCAAACAGTTTACAGCTACTATCATCCTGCAGTTACAGGAACAGAAAAAGCTGTCGGTGCAGGATAAGCTGAGCAAATACTTTCCGGGCCTGCCAGGGGCTGATACGATCACCATTGAGCACCTGTTAACACATACCTCCGGTATTTTCAACTATACCAATGACGGTAAGTTTATGAGCAGTGAGGCCGTCAAACCAGCCACGTCCGAAAAGATCATAGCGCTGTTTAAAGACAAGCCGCTGGATTTTGAACCGGGCACTAAATGGAACTACAGTAATTCCGGCTATATGCTGCTGGGATATATTATTGAAAAGGTGGCCGGCAAGCCCTATGAGCAGGTGGTACGGGAACGTATTTTCAATCCACTGGGTATGACGCATAGCGGCTTTGACTTTGCCCACCTGGCCGATCTGAATAAAGCCACTGGTTACACTATGTACACCGAAAAGGCGAAAATAACAGCGGGGATTGTCGATTCATCCGTCTCCTATGCTGCCGGGGCCATTTATTCAACCGTAAACGATCTGTGGCAGTGGCATAAGGGGTTGATGAAAAATACGGTCCTCAAACCCGCTTCCCTGGAAAAAGCCTATACACCCTTCAAAAATAATTACGGTTACGGCTGGTTTATAGATACCGTATCTGGTAAAAGAGTGGTGCAACATGGAGGAGGCATCTTTGGCTTCAATACCAATTTAGCCCGCATACCGTCCGACGATGCCTGTGTGGTATTGCTGTGCAATATGAATACCAGCACGCTGGACAATATCAACAAGGCCATTTTATCTATCCTGAACAACAGGCCTTATGAATTGCCGAAAGAAAGAAAAGTCATCACAGTAGACACGGCTGTGCTGCAACAATATGTAGGTGAATATGAACTGGCGCCCACTTTCAAACTGGTGGTGTGGTTGAAGAATGGCAATCTCGTAGCACAGGCCACGGGACAGCAGGAAGTGGAATTGTTTGCGGAATCACCTGCCAAATTCTTTTTGAAAGTAGTGGATGCACAATTGGAATTTGTAAAGGGAGCAGAAGGGAAAGTAGAGAAAGTGATCCTTTACCAGAATGGCCGGGAAACTGCCGGTAAAAAAATTAAATAA
- a CDS encoding DUF1835 domain-containing protein translates to MIHIVFNEADVDVLKKAIELDETLQGEVWQVKDDYAVGPLAGIYTAEGIEARRQWWRDVLAGGDYAGKVDTGEVDDNKLVTELTERLRNEPAEIVWVWAAQNKHDVSGYYWLMSQLKEFQGRIYILYLNNLPFINEKGLIFYPEWLSVIPPKEFLKAKKLARPITLSEFEVDPDEWAKLQQEDKGVRLLEGGKKLGQQDYSYYDADLKKYITGDWQKASKVIHQFLHKNKQTTGDAYLLWRLKTLLATGEFDVQGEVKNMKDFEVKGKQAQAQAAETTNA, encoded by the coding sequence ATGATCCATATAGTTTTTAATGAAGCTGATGTAGATGTCCTGAAAAAGGCCATTGAGCTGGATGAAACCCTGCAGGGAGAGGTGTGGCAGGTAAAAGATGACTATGCAGTAGGGCCGCTGGCCGGTATTTATACAGCCGAAGGCATTGAAGCCCGCAGGCAATGGTGGCGCGATGTGCTGGCCGGTGGCGATTATGCCGGTAAAGTGGATACAGGAGAAGTGGACGATAATAAACTGGTAACCGAACTGACAGAACGGTTGAGGAATGAACCGGCTGAGATCGTATGGGTTTGGGCTGCCCAGAATAAACATGATGTAAGCGGTTATTACTGGCTTATGAGCCAGTTAAAGGAGTTTCAGGGCAGGATATATATCCTGTATCTCAATAACCTGCCTTTTATCAATGAAAAAGGGCTGATCTTCTATCCGGAGTGGCTGAGTGTTATTCCACCCAAAGAATTCCTGAAGGCCAAAAAACTGGCCCGCCCCATTACCCTCAGTGAATTTGAAGTAGACCCGGATGAGTGGGCTAAGCTTCAGCAGGAAGATAAAGGCGTGCGCCTGCTGGAAGGGGGTAAAAAACTGGGGCAGCAGGATTATAGCTATTATGATGCCGACCTGAAAAAATATATCACCGGCGACTGGCAGAAAGCCTCTAAAGTCATTCATCAGTTCCTGCACAAGAACAAGCAAACCACCGGCGATGCTTATTTATTATGGCGCCTGAAAACCTTATTGGCTACCGGCGAATTTGATGTGCAGGGAGAGGTAAAGAATATGAAGGATTTTGAAGTGAAAGGCAAGCAGGCGCAAGCGCAAGCTGCAGAAACAACCAATGCTTAA
- a CDS encoding DNA topoisomerase IV subunit B: MAKEKDSNLFDYTEESIRSLDWREHIRLRPGMYIGKLGDGSSPDDGIYVLIKEVIDNCIDEHTMGYGKNVEITIEGKTVTIRDYGRGIPLGKVVDVVSKINTGAKYDSKAFQKSVGLNGVGTKAVNALSHYFKVTAFREGKEKTAEFERGVLVKEHKEVKSSEENGTLVTFIPDDTVFKNFHFIHEYLDGQLWNYCYLNAGLVINLNGKKYVSKNGLLDLLQRKTNEDELRYPVIHLKGEDIEVAITHENQYGEEYYSFVNGQYTTQGGTHLAAFREGYVKTLRDFFKKDYDAADIRASICAAVSVRVQEPVFESQTKTKLGSQVVYDGGPTMRNFIGDFLSKELDNFLHRNPTTAEALKKRIEQSERERKELAGIKKLANERAKKANLHNRKLRDCRFHLNDEATGKDKDTIAEKQKESTIFITEGDSASGSITKARQVETQAVFSLRGKPLNCFGLTKKVVYENEEFNLLQHALNIEEGYEGLRYNNIVIATDADVDGMHIRLLLMTFFLQFFPDLVKNQHVYILETPLFRVRNKQETIYCYDEGEKQAAIKKLGGKPEITRFKGLGEISPDEFARFIGPEMRKEPVIIEQGEHIQQLLEYYMGKNTQERQEFIIDNLKVELDLVEEEEEKKA, translated from the coding sequence ATGGCAAAAGAAAAAGACAGCAATCTTTTTGATTACACCGAAGAATCGATACGTAGTCTTGACTGGCGGGAGCATATCCGCCTGCGCCCTGGTATGTATATCGGTAAGCTGGGCGATGGCAGCAGTCCGGATGACGGGATCTATGTATTAATAAAAGAAGTTATTGATAACTGTATTGACGAGCACACGATGGGATATGGTAAGAACGTGGAGATTACCATAGAAGGTAAAACCGTTACCATCCGCGATTATGGTCGTGGTATTCCCCTGGGTAAAGTGGTGGATGTAGTGAGCAAGATCAATACAGGCGCCAAATACGACAGTAAGGCTTTCCAGAAGAGTGTAGGGTTGAACGGTGTGGGTACCAAAGCGGTGAATGCCCTTAGCCATTATTTCAAAGTAACTGCCTTCCGGGAAGGAAAGGAAAAAACGGCTGAATTTGAACGGGGCGTACTGGTAAAAGAGCATAAGGAAGTGAAGTCTTCTGAAGAGAATGGCACCCTGGTCACTTTTATTCCCGATGATACCGTATTCAAGAACTTCCATTTTATTCATGAATACCTCGATGGGCAGCTCTGGAACTATTGTTACCTCAATGCCGGGCTGGTAATTAACCTGAACGGTAAAAAATATGTGAGTAAGAACGGTTTGCTGGACCTACTGCAACGCAAAACCAATGAAGATGAGCTGCGCTATCCCGTTATCCACCTCAAAGGAGAGGATATAGAAGTGGCCATCACCCACGAAAACCAATATGGCGAAGAATATTATTCATTCGTCAACGGCCAATACACCACGCAAGGGGGTACGCACCTGGCGGCTTTCCGGGAGGGATATGTAAAAACCCTCCGGGACTTCTTTAAAAAAGATTATGATGCAGCGGATATCCGCGCCAGTATCTGTGCGGCAGTCTCTGTTCGTGTACAGGAACCTGTATTTGAAAGCCAGACCAAAACAAAACTGGGCTCCCAGGTAGTATATGACGGCGGTCCTACCATGCGGAACTTTATAGGAGATTTCCTCTCCAAAGAGCTGGATAACTTCCTGCACCGTAATCCCACTACTGCCGAGGCATTGAAGAAACGTATTGAGCAGAGTGAGCGTGAGCGCAAGGAACTGGCTGGTATTAAGAAACTGGCCAATGAGCGTGCCAAGAAAGCCAACCTGCACAACCGGAAGCTGCGTGATTGCCGTTTCCACCTGAATGATGAAGCTACAGGTAAAGACAAGGATACCATTGCGGAAAAGCAGAAAGAAAGCACCATCTTTATTACGGAAGGTGATTCGGCCAGCGGTTCTATTACCAAAGCCCGGCAGGTAGAAACGCAGGCGGTATTTAGCTTACGTGGTAAGCCCCTGAACTGTTTCGGACTTACCAAGAAAGTGGTGTATGAGAATGAAGAGTTCAACCTGTTGCAACATGCCCTCAACATTGAAGAAGGATATGAAGGGTTGCGTTATAACAATATTGTGATCGCTACGGATGCCGATGTGGATGGTATGCACATCCGCCTGTTGCTGATGACTTTCTTCCTGCAATTCTTCCCCGACCTGGTAAAGAACCAGCACGTATACATCCTGGAAACGCCTTTGTTCAGGGTGCGTAATAAACAGGAAACTATTTATTGTTATGATGAAGGGGAGAAGCAGGCTGCCATTAAAAAGCTGGGCGGCAAACCGGAGATCACCCGCTTTAAAGGGTTGGGTGAAATATCGCCCGACGAATTTGCCCGCTTTATTGGTCCTGAAATGCGCAAGGAGCCGGTGATCATTGAACAAGGTGAGCATATTCAGCAACTGCTGGAATACTACATGGGCAAAAATACCCAGGAGCGCCAGGAATTTATTATTGACAACCTGAAGGTAGAACTGGACCTGGTAGAAGAAGAAGAGGAAAAGAAGGCGTAA